A window from Salvia miltiorrhiza cultivar Shanhuang (shh) chromosome 2, IMPLAD_Smil_shh, whole genome shotgun sequence encodes these proteins:
- the LOC131010157 gene encoding uncharacterized protein LOC131010157, with translation MEKQGSGSLELQCVGKLEIARPKPVGFLCGSIPVTTDEAFHDFSSAALVPSPNTVSAPRYRMIPTETDLNALPLLSSIPERVLPVAATQARTNGDSSWQGAPITSSLARKGEALAVTGLTEYGDEIDVIAPADILKQLFKIPYSKARVSIAVHRVGQTLVLNSGPDTEEGEKLIRRQNHQPKCVDQSLFLNFAMHSVRMEACDCPPSHNTSMDEQFKSSIYTDECISSEGSLGSSNHPTQGHAPGRQREGIVQEDKYAHQEEFPSGGKEDDVFWGKKKNKRHKGSEALKKVSEVKEKPRCPVQESEKYRKVGADDFLRILFWQFHNFRMLLGSDLLIFSNEKFAAVSLHLWDVSRKVTPLTWLEAWLDNFMASVPELAICYHENGVVQGYELLKTDDIFLLKGVSDDGTPAFHPHVVQQNGLSVMRFLEENCKQDPGAYWLYKSAGEDVIQLFDLSVIPKNHSADNCHDGTGSLPSLIYGRRSDSVLSLGTLLYRIAHRLSLSMSSNNRARCASFFQKCLSFLDEPDHLVVRALAHEQFARLLLTYNEEFELTSAVPPVKSEVIISDAEEESVEFISGISTSSIQDIVYPPVSAVEKLENAGSLQHVEQEKTSQKSFGQEISSGMPEVVDMTAGSRNASDVDSYDFAASNLLKKTEDLVQTVSDPLSSKLAAIHHVSQAIKSLRWTRQLQTARQDLNLENEVEDDLSSSMDFSVCACGDSDCIEVCDIREWLPTSKIDDKLWKLVLLLGESYLALGQVYKDDGQLYQALKVVELACLVYGSMPQDTGFISSMVCSSFTQNDGKSENVKSGMNSDVLLSSNYLFWSKAWTLVGDVHVDFYLKKGQDVSSQREVKECTTSLKISSEVLKEVVRLKKKIGQFTENCRSCSLVNCSCQSDRASSGSSASSSARDAYPSAYGRKQSKKPYGRNSLYTHTGDSNNHVSQKMGLKKTYGAEHIKHQNSGTCEDSRNENFRISDAMEEMNLKTASSETDDVSKEKDNARCVEETHPEAISKGKSAAKRGGIFKFLRGSVSGDADYNLSGALSCYEEALKAMGRLPPSSTELQSVLKKKGWVCNELGRNRLERKDLSKAETAFAKAIDAFREVEDHTNVILINCNLGHGRRALAEDMVSKVESLKKHAMFQNAYLQALETAKLQYREALRYYGAAKTELNAFVEKVGPLSSSVKNEVNTQFAHTYLKLGMLLARENTVAEVYENGVLEDCSSSSTSQSQIEHRKHEISANDAIREALAVYESLGEVRWQEAAYAHFQLASYQRDCILRFMESDQKKNTLNKVESSVVQKVKQYAALAERNWQKSIDFYGPKTHAAMFLTILIDRSALSFSLSSYLHSSTMLESALTRLLEGRHASESTSLRDQTPELCVKFWSQLQTVLKSMLATARSARANKNSVNTQQTPSKSSDVKKLSELYKISLKSPDFGQLNKMHSLWTA, from the exons ATGGAGAAGCAAGGATCAGGCTCGCTGGAATTACAATGCGTCGGAAAACTGGAAATCGCGCGGCCGAAGCCTGTCGGTTTTCTCTGCGGCTCAATTCCCGTGACCACTGATGAGGCTTTTCACGATTTTAGCTCCGCCGCGCTAGTTCCGTCTCCGAATAC GGTAAGCGCTCCAAGGTATCGGATGATTCCAACAGAAACTGATCTGAATGCGCTCCCTTTACTATCAAGTATTCCTGAAAGAGTGCTACCAGTTGCAGCCACACAGGCAAGAACAAATGGAG ATTCATCCTGGCAAGGTGCGCCTATTACGTCTAGTCTTGCAAGGAAAGGGGAAGCACTTGCTGTAACTGGCTTAACAGAATATGGAGATGAGATAGATGTGATAGCCCCAGCTGATATTCTAAAACAACTTTTTAAGATACCATACTCCAAGGCTCGAGTCTCAATTGCAGTTCACCGTGTTGGACAGACACTCGTCCTGAATAGCGG GCCTGATACTGAAGAGGGAGAAAAACTTATCCGAAGGCAAAACCATCAGCCAAAATGTGTAGATCAGTCCTTGTTTTTGAACTTTGCTATGCATTCAGTAAGAATGGAGGCTTGTGATTGCCCTCCGAGTCATAACACTTCAATGGATGAGCAGTTTAAATCATCTATTTACACTGATGAATGCATATCAAGTGAAGGGTCGCTTGGATCCTCAAACCATCCGACGCAAGGGCATGCTCCGGGTAGGCAGCGTGAAGGTATTGTTCAAGAAGACAAATATGCCCATCAAGAAGAGTTCCCCTCTGGTGGAAAGGAGGATGATGTTTTCTGGGggaagaaaaagaataaaagacatAAAGGTAGTGAAGCTTTAAAGAAGGTCTCAGAAGTCAAAGAAAAGCCAAGATGCCCAGTTCAAGAATCTGAAAAGTACAGAAAAGTTGGTGCAGATGATTTTCTAAGGATTCTATTCTGGCAGTTCCATAATTTTCGTATGCTTTTGGGTAGTGACTTGCTAATCTTTAGTAATGAAAAGTTCGCAGCCGTGAGTTTGCATTTGTGGGATGTTTCACGGAAG GTCACTCCATTGACCTGGCTTGAGGCATGGTTGGACAACTTTATGGCTAGTGTTCCTGAATTGGCCATCTGCTATCACGAGAATGGTGTCGTTCAGGGATACGAGCTTTTAAAAACTGATGATATTTTTCTACTGAAAGGTGTATCTGATGATGGAACTCCTGCTTTTCATCCTCATGTTGTCCAGCAAAATGGTCTTTCTGTTATGAGGTTCCTTGAGGAAAACTGCAAGCAAGACCCTGGGGCTTACTGG CTATATAAAAGTGCTGGCGAAGATGTCATACAGCTGTTTGATCTTTCTGTCATTCCTAAAAACCATTCTGCTGATAATTGTCATGATGGTACTGGCTCTTTGCCATCTTTGATTTATGGAAGGAGAAGTGATTCTGTTCTCTCCCTGGGCACCCTACTTTACCGAATTGCACATAGACTATCACTCTCAATG TCTTCTAATAACAGGGCAAGATGCGCAAGCTTTTTTCAAAAGTGTCTTAGTTTCTTGGACGAACCAGATCATCTA GTGGTACGGGCACTTGCTCATGAACAATTTGCAAGGCTCCTCTTGACCTACAATGAAGAGTTTGAGTTAACATCTGCAGTGCCTCCGGTAAAGTCAGAAGTTATTATTTCTGATGCTGAAGAAGAGTCAGTGGAGTTTATAAGTGGCATTTCAACATCAAGTATTCAAGATATTGTCTATCCGCCTGTTAGTGCAGTCGAAAAGCTTGAAAATGCAGGATCTCTACAACATGTGGAACAAGAAAAGACTTCTCAGAAGTCATTTGGCCAAGAGATATCATCTGGAATGCCTGAAGTAGTAGATATGACAGCAGGAAGTAGGAATGCTTCAGATGTTGATAGCTATGATTTTGCTGCCTCTAATTTGCTGAAAAAAACCGAAGATCTTGTCCAGACTGTTTCTGATCCACTATCCTCTAAACTTGCTGCTATACATCATGTTTCTCAAGCCATCAAGTCACTCAGATGGACAAGGCAACTTCAGACTGCCAGGCAAGATCTGAACCTTGAAAACGAAGTTGAAGATGATCTGTCTTCGTCAATGGATTTCTCTGTCTGTGCTTGTGGAGACTCTGATTGTATTGAAGTTTGTGATATTAGGGAGTGGCTCCCCACATCAAAAATAGATGATAAATTGTGGAAACTTGTTCTATTGTTGGGGGAATCTTATTTGGCACTTGGTCAAGTTTATAAAGATGATGGCCAACTGTATCAAGCTTTGAAGGTTGTAGAGTTGGCTTGTTTGGTCTATGGATCAATGCCTCAAGACACAGGATTCATTTCTTCCATGGTTTGTAGTTCATTCACCCAGAATGATGGCAAAAGTGAAAATGTAAAGTCTGGTATGAACAGTGATGTTCTTTTGTCTTCTAATTACCTCTTCTGGTCTAAAGCTTGGACTCTGGTGGGGGACGTACACGTTGACTTTTATTTGAAGAAAGGTCAAGATGTCTCAAGCCAAAGAGAAGTGAAAGAATGCACGACGAGCTTGAAAATATCATCTGAAGTATTGAAGGAGGTCGTAAGACTGAAGAAGAAGATTGGGCAATTTACCGAAAACTGCCGTTCTTGTTCTTTGGTGAACTGCAGCTGCCAGAGTGACAGGGCCAGTAGCGGCAGCAGCGCCAGCAGCAGTGCTCGGGATGCATACCCATCTGCTTATGGTAGAAAGCAGAGCAAGAAACCGTATGGCAGAAACAGCCTCTATACACATACTGGGGACAGCAATAATCATGTTTCTCAGAAAATGGGCCTGAAAAAAACTTATGGAGCCGAACATATAAAGCATCAGAACAGTGGTACCTGTGAAGATAGCAGGAATGAAAATTTTAGGATTTCAGATGCAATGGAGGAGATGAATTTGAAAactgccagctctgaaacagaTGATGTTTCTAAAGAAAAAGATAATGCAAGGTGTGTAGAAGAAACTCATCCAGAAGCTATTTCCAAAGGAAAGTCTGCAGCTAAACGTGGTGGTATATTTAAATTCTTGCGAGGTTCTGTGAGTGGAGATGCAGACTATAATCTGTCTGGTGCACTAAGCTGTTATGAAGAGGCTCTCAAAGCTATGGGTAGGCTTCCTCCTAGTTCAACCGAATTACAATCAGTACTTAAAAAGAAAGGATGGGTGTGCAATGAATTAGGGAGAAACAGGCTCGAAAGGAAGGATTTGAGCAAAGCTGAAACTGCTTTTGCCAAGGCAATAGATGCATTTAGAGAAGTAGAGGATCACACCAATGTCATCCTGATCAACTGTAACTTGGGCCACGGACGACGCGCATTAGCAGAAGATATGGTATCAAAAGTTGAAAGTCTCAAGAAACATGCCATGTTCCAAAATGCATATTTGCAGGCACTCGAGACTGCCAAATTACAGTACAGGGAAGCACTCAGGTACTACGGAGCTGCCAAAACAGAGCTAAATGCTTTTGTTGAAAAAGTGGGTCCTCTATCCAGCAGTGTGAAAAATGAAGTGAACACGCAGTTTGCACATACGTATCTGAAACTTGGTATGCTACTAGCAAGGGAAAATACTGTCGCTGAGGTTTATGAAAATGGTGTTCTGGAAGATTGCTCTAGTTCTTCAACCAGTCAATCTCAGATTGAACACAGGAAGCATGAAATATCAGCAAATGATGCAATTCGGGAGGCCTTGGCTGTCTATGAGTCACTCGGTGAGGTGAGGTGGCAAGAGGCTGCATATGCTCATTTTCAACTTGCTTCTTATCAAAGGGATTGCATTTTGAGGTTTATGGAGTCTGATCAAAAGAAAAACACTTTAAATAAAGTTGAAAGCAGTGTTGTTCAAAAGGTAAAGCAGTATGCTGCCCTGGCAGAAAGGAATTGGCAAAAATCCATTGATTTCTATGGGCCAAAAACACACGCCGCTATGTTCTTGACTATCCTTATTGATAGATCAGCTTTGTCGTTTAGCCTTTCAAGTTACCTTCACTCAAGCACG ATGCTTGAATCGGCCCTAACTCGCCTACTCGAAGGACGCCATGCATCTGAAAGCACATCGCTACGTGATCAAACTCCCGAACTTTGTGTTAAATTTTGGAGTCAGCTTCAAACAGTCTTGAAGAGTATGCTGGCCACAGCTCGCTCGGCAAGAGCAAATAAAAATTCTGTCAACACTCAGCAAACCCCTAGTAAATCTTCCGATGTGAAAAAGCTTTCAGAGCTTTACAAAATTTCCCTAAAATCGCCGGATTTTGGTCAGCTGAACAAGATGCACAGCTTGTGGACGGCCTAA
- the LOC131010155 gene encoding 50S ribosomal protein L21, chloroplastic-like — MAAAALSLCYSLTPKPSHNQNTTALSLSRPNVSSLSHSLSSLTLTARKQPAFSFSVKSTDTEAAVSVSAPEIESPVPESEPDVETAEPKREEVFAVVMVGSRQYIVFPGRFIYTQRLKGASVNDKITLNKVLLVGTKTSAYIGKPIVPNATVEAVVEEQTLDKKVIVFKYKKKKNYRRNIGHRQPITRIRITSITGYQNSPVTTLDS; from the exons ATGGCAGCTGctgctctctctctttgttATTCTCTCACTCCAAAACCTTCCCACAACCAAAATACAACCGCCCTTTCTCTATCTAGACCCAACGTTTCTTCTCTGTCccactctctctcatctctcactcTCACCGCCCGCAAACAGCCCGCATTTTCGTTCTCCGTAAAATCAACGGACACAGAGGCTGCAGTTTCTGTGAGTGCTCCCGAAATCGAAAGCCCGGTTCCAGAAAGTGAGCCCGATGTTGAAACCGCGGAGCCCAAGCGCGAGGAAGTTTTTGCTGTTGTGATG GTTGGATCTAGGCAATACATCGTCTTCCCTGGACGTTTTATCTACACACAGAGGCTTAAAGGCGCAAGTGTAAACGACAAG ATCACCCTAAACAAGGTGTTGCTAGTTGGAACAAAAACAAGCGCGTATATTGGAAAACCAATCGTGCCTAATGCCACAGTCGAGGCCGTTGTTGAAGAGCAA ACGCTGGATAAGAAGGTGATCGTGTTCAAAtacaagaagaagaaaaactaCAGAAGAAACATTGGTCACAGACAG CCTATTACAAGGATACGAATAACGAGCATCACGGGATACCAAAACTCTCCCGTGACGACCCTTGATTCTTGA
- the LOC131009727 gene encoding probable LRR receptor-like serine/threonine-protein kinase At3g47570, which produces MAKPSISIPLILVLLLLMTTIPPSHSTNHTDLEALLAFKKSIRNDPLSSWNETTHFCRWNGVACSRKHPDRVISLSLRSQGLEGSLSPHIGNLSFLRNIDLQNNRLFGPIPQEIGRLRRLQSLELGNNSFTGGIPTNLSHCRDLYLLDLIRNQLTGPIVPEIGSLLRLQQLVLSRNLFSGTVPPFIGNLTNLFQLSLTYCGLVGEIPESLVRLRRMRYLYLFANNLTGSIPRGLYNLSSMEEFAFGSNQLHGTIPSDIVFTLPKLRFLDLGFNRFTGELPASLSNSSLIESIGVSSNNFTGNMIDLANLSTLRNLMATSNHFKGDIHTILSSLANCTDLTVVTLSDNLFTGSLPDSIGNLSNHLSFLSFHQNQISGSIPSSIGSLVGLSTLSASLNDLQGPIPSSIGNLDKLQEIYLGANRLTDEMPSSFGNLTLLNHLRLGFNSLFGSIPQSLGNCNNLLSLDLSYNNLNGSIPLEIMRLSSISIFIDLSHNALIGAIPPEVGALRNVVDLGFSYNRLSGTIPTSLISCVMLNRLRLEGNSLQGEIPDSLRALRGLEYLDLSQNNLSGMIPRSLVELRLLYLNLSFNALQGEVPTLGVFQNESAISLEGNHDLCGGIATLNLPSCPSSSANSMKKDLGKILIPTIVGSVCLALAVCFCVIMYRRRALQNVGALEGAIAGFLRLSYADLLNATGGFSEANLVGAGRFGCVYKGSIINDDDEHTDLAVKVLNLNARGASKSLASECNALRGIRHRNLVKIVSVCDSTDFQGNDFKALVYEFMPNGSLESWLHHDSEEQGRTLSTIQRLNIAIDIASAAEYLHCGTDSTVIHGDLKPSNILLDQEMVAHVGDFGLAKIISSISHNLSSSTEGSSTSTAIKGTIGYFNSRRPTTTDAFEGYLNLHDFVSNALPNRVMEVVDPFLHQQLNQGEKYRTCIVSILSIGVSCSKELPRDRMTMAEVVNELKKIRNVFLADRRGRNVAPYQH; this is translated from the exons ATGGCAAAACCTTCCATCTCCATCCctttgattttagttttactACTACTCATGACCACCATTCCTCCTTCACACTCCACCAACCACACCGATCTCGAAGCTCTCCTCGCCTTCAAGAAATCCATACGCAACGATCCACTGAGCTCGTGGAACGAGACAACCCATTTCTGCAGGTGGAACGGCGTCGCATGCAGCAGAAAGCATCCAGACAgagtcatctctctctctctgcgctcCCAAGGCCTCGAGGGATCTCTCTCCCCTCACATAGGTAACCTTTCTTTCCTCAGAAACATCGACTTGCAAAACAACAGACTATTCGGCCCAATCCCTCAGGAGATAGGTCGACTGAGAAGGCTTCAATCGCTGGAGCTGGGCAACAATTCTTTCACAGGTGGGATTCCAACCAACCTATCACATTGTCGAGATCTCTATCTTCTTGATTTGATCCGAAACCAGCTCACCGGACCCATAGTCCCCGAGATAGGCTCCCTGCTCAGGCTACAACAGCTTGTCCTGTCGAGGAACCTCTTCTCGGGGACTGTCCCACCATTCATAGGAAACCTCACCAACCTTTTCCAACTCTCTTTGACATATTGCGGCCTTGTGGGGGAGATTCCGGAGTCGCTGGTTCGACTCCGGAGAATGCGGTATCTATATCTGTTTGCCAACAATTTGACTGGTTCGATTCCACGGGGCCTCTATAACCTCTCGAGCATGGAGGAATTTGCCTTCGGTTCCAACCAACTCCATGGCACCATACCTTCCGACATAGTCTTTACCCTTCCCAAGCTCAGGTTTCTTGATCTGGGCTTCAATCGTTTCACCGGAGAGCTTCCTGCTTCGCTGTCGAATTCCTCCCTCATCGAAAGCATAGGTGTGTCTTCAAACAATTTCACCGGAAATATGATAGATTTAGCAAATCTTTCCACTCTCAGAAACCTCATGGCTACGTCTAACCATTTCAAGGGAGATATTCATACTATTTTATCATCCCTTGCAAACTGCACTGACCTTACAGTTGTGACATTGTCCGATAACCTTTTCACCGGCTCGTTGCCGGATTCCATTGGCAATCTTTCCAATCACTTGTCTTTCTTAAGTTTTCATCAAAACCAGATAAGTGGAAGCATTCCATCTAGCATTGGGAGCCTCGTGGGTCTGTCTACTCTGTCAGCTTCGCTCAATGATCTCCAAGGTCCAATCCCTTCCTCCATTGGCAATCTTGATAAGTTGCAGGAGATCTACCTCGGAGCAAACAGGCTGACAGATGAGATGCCGTCATCATTTGGCAACTTGACTTTGTTGAACCATCTTCGCTTAGGGTTTAACAGTCTCTTTGGGAGTATACCTCAAAGTCTTGGAAACTGTAACAACTTGTTGAGCTTAGATCTTTCATACAACAATCTCAATGGTTCAATACCCTTAGAAATCATGAGGCTTTCCTCCATTTCTATTTTCATCGACCTATCTCATAACGCCTTGATTGGTGCTATTCCACCGGAAGTTGGGGCTTTGAGAAATGTTGTGGATTTGGGGTTTTCCTACAACAGATTATCAGGAACCATCCCAACTTCTTTGATCAGCTGTGTGATGCTGAATCGCCTTCGCCTCGAGGGGAACTCTCTTCAAGGAGAGATACCTGATAGCCTGAGGGCTTTGAGAGGTTTAGAATATTTGGATCTTTCACAGAATAATCTTTCAGGAATGATTCCGAGGTCTCTGGTCGAGCTTCGTCTTCTATATCTAAACCTCTCTTTCAATGCGCTGCAAGGTGAAGTCCCTACTCTTGGAGTTTTTCAGAATGAAAGTGCAATATCGTTGGAAGGAAACCACGACTTGTGCGGAGGTATTGCAACCCTAAACCTCCCTTCTTGTCCATCATCGTCAGCAAATTCGATGAAGAAAGATTTGGGGAAAATCTTGATCCCAACTATTGTTGGATCTGTATGCCTAGCGCTTGCAGTGTGCTTCTGTGTGATCATGTACAGGCGTCGAGCACTGCAAAATGTTGGAGCCCTCGAAGGCGCCATAGCTGGATTCTTGAGGTTATCTTATGCAGATCTCTTGAATGCCACGGGTGGATTCTCGGAGGCCAATTTAGTTGGTGCAGGGAGATTTGGATGTGTGTATAAAGGAAGTATAatcaatgatgatgatgagcaCACAGATTTAGCGGTGAAAGTGCTTAATCTTAACGCAAGAGGAGCTAGTAAGAGTTTGGCATCAGAATGCAATGCATTAAGAGGCATAAGACACAGAAACCTTGTCAAGATTGTGAGCGTGTGTGACAGCACTGATTTTCAAGGGAATGATTTCAAGGCATTGGTGTATGAATTTATGCCCAATGGAAGTCTCGAGAGTTGGCTGCATCATGATTCTGAGGAACAAGGCAGAACTCTCAGTACTATTCAAAGGCTAAATATTGCTATTGATATTGCATCTGCAGCTGAGTATTTGCACTGTGGTACTGACTCCACTGTTATTCATGGAGATTTGAAGCCGAGTAACATTCTCTTGGATCAAGAAATGGTCGCCCACGTTGGCGATTTTGGATTAGCCAAAATTATTTCAAGCATTTCACACAACTTGTCGTCGTCAACGGAAGGGAGCAGTACTTCAACTGCAATCAAGGGCACCATAGGCTACTTCAACTCCAG AAGGCCCACAACTACTGATGCATTCGAGGGGTATCTAAATCTCCATGATTTCGTTAGCAATGCATTACCAAACCGTGTAATGGAAGTAGTGGATCCATTTTTGCATCAACAACTTAACCAAGGTGAGAAATATCGAACTTGCATTGTTTCGATTTTGAGTATTGGAGTGAGTTGCTCAAAGGAACTTCCTAGAGATCGCATGACCATGGCAGAGGTTGTGAATGAGCTGAAAAAGATTAGAAATGTTTTTCTTGCAGACAGACGTGGTAGAAATGTTGCTCCCTATCAACATTGA
- the LOC131010154 gene encoding uncharacterized membrane protein At4g09580-like: MKATKILRSTSAPNTFFESFSTSSAPSISMAAPRSVYVESGGGGRSLDEDREKNAESPTDKKYRADKSPPSRWEFVAALGVFLAFSSALLFIYLTMPTAEYEILKLPRTLADLRLLKDHLASYARHYPAKFILGYCSTYIFMQTFMIPGTIFMSLLAGALFGVGRGLFLVVFNATAGASSCYFLSKLIGRPIVVWLWPEKLRYFQAEIARHRDKLLNYMLFLRVTPTLPNLFINLASPIVDIPFYIFFLATIIGLIPASYITVRAGLALGDLKSVKDLYDYKTLAVLFLIGSVLLFPTLLKRKASI; encoded by the exons ATGAAGGCTACTAAAATCCTGCGCAGTACGTCGGCCCCCAACACTTTTTTCGAGTCATTTTCGACGTCGTCCGCGCCATCAATTTCCATGGCGGCGCCGCGGAGCGTGTACGTggagagcggcggcggcgggaggTCGCTGGATGAGGACAGGGAGAAGAATGCGGAGTCTCCGACGGACAAGAAATACAGGGCGGATAAATCGCCGCCCTCTAGGTGGGAATTCGTGGCGGCGTTGGGGGTATTTTTGGCATTTTCGTCAGCTTTGTTGTTCATTTACCTCACGATGCCCACGGCGGAGTATGAGATCCTCAAGCTGCCTCGCACTCTTGCAGATCTTCGCTTGCTCAA AGATCATCTTGCAAGCTATGCTCGACACTACCCAGCAAAGTTCATTCTGGGTTACTGTTCGACATACATATTCATGCAGACATTTATGATACCAGGGACAATTTTCATGTCCTTGCTAGCTGGAGCTCTTTTTGGAGTTGGCCGAGGCCTCTTCTTGGTCGTCTTTAATGCCACTGCTGGTGCATCGTCTTGTTATTTTCTGTCTAAACTAATTGGCAGACCCATTGTTGTCTGGTTGTGGCCTGAAAAGCTAAGATACTTTCAGGCAGAG ATAGCAAGGCATAGAGACAAGTTGCTCAACTACATGCTCTTCCTGAGAGTTACCCCCACATTGCCCAATCTTTTCATCAATTTGGCTTCGCCTATTGTAGATATCCCTTTTTATATCTTCTTTCTCGCAACTATCATCGGCCTCATTCCAGCCTCTTATATTACTGTCAGA GCTGGACTTGCGCTTGGAGATCTGAAGTCGGTGAAAGATCTATACGATTATAAGACTTTGgccgtacttttcctcattgGGTCTGTTTTATTATTTCCGACCCTCCTGAAGAGAAAAGCGAGTATATGA
- the LOC131010156 gene encoding calcium-dependent protein kinase 11-like, whose amino-acid sequence MKKRSTGSTSKVSATILPYQTPRLRDHYSLGRKLGQGQFGTTYHCIEKATGLEFACKSIPKRKLLCKEDCDDVWREIQIMHHLSEYPSVVRIKGTYEDNMFVHLVMELCKGGELFDRIVQKGHYSERKAAQLMKTIVGVVEACHSLGVMHRDLKPENFLFDTPDEDAKLKATDFGLSVFYKPGQYLSDVVGSPYYVAPEVLHKYYGPEIDVWSAGVILYILLCGVPPFWAETDNGIFRQILKGKIDFVSEPWPHISDSAKDLVKKMLERDPKQRISAHEVLCHPWIVDDTVAPDKPLGSAVLSRLKQFSAMNKLKKMALRVIAERLSEEEIGGLRQLFSMLDADNSGTITFEELKQGLKKVGSELMESEILSLMNAADIDNNGTIDYGEFLAATLHINKMEREENLLAAFSFFDKDGSGYITTDELQQACKDFGLGDDQIDEIIKEIDIDNDGRIDYGEFATMMRKGNGGGISSRTMRGNLNFSLADALQGKQDSSKDEEDDE is encoded by the exons ATGAAGAAACGATCGACGGGATCAACATCAAAGGTGTCGGCAACGATCCTCCCGTACCAAACACCGCGGCTGCGCGACCACTACAGCCTGGGGCGCAAGCTCGGGCAGGGGCAGTTCGGCACGACGTACCACTGCATAGAGAAGGCGACGGGGCTGGAATTCGCGTGCAAGTCCATCCCGAAGCGCAAGCTCCTCTGCAAAGAAGATTGCGATGATGTGTGGCGGGAGATCCAGATCATGCACCACCTCTCCGAGTACCCCAGCGTGGTCCGGATCAAGGGCACCTACGAGGACAACATGTTCGTGCACCTCGTCATGGAGCTCTGCAAGGGCGGCGAGCTCTTCGACCGCATCgtccagaagggccactacagCGAGAGGAAGGCCGCCCAGCTCATGAAGACCATCGTCGGTGTCGTCGAGGCCTGCCACTCCCTCGGTGTCATGCATCGTGATCTCAAGCCCGAGAATTTCCTCTTCGATACGCCCGATGAGGATGCCAAGCTCAAGGCCACCGATTTCGGCTTGTCTGTTTTCTATAAGCCag GGCAATATCTTTCCGACGTTGTGGGAAGTCCTTACTACGTTGCGCCCGAAGTTCTGCACAAATACTATGGGCCGGAAATCGACGTATGGAGTGCCGGTGTGATTCTCTACATATTGCTATGTGGTGTTCCTCCATTTTGGGCAG AAACTGATAACGGGATCTTCAGACAAATCTTAAAAGGCAAGATAGATTTCGTGTCGGAACCATGGCCCCACATTTCAGACAGCGCCAAAGATCTTGTGAAAAAGATGCTTGAAAGAGATCCTAAACAAAGAATATCTGCTCACGAAGTCCTAT GCCATCCATGGATCGTGGACGACACGGTCGCTCCTGACAAGCCTCTCGGATCCGCTGTCTTGTCGCGGTTGAAGCAGTTCTCGGCCATGAACAAGCTCAAGAAGATGGCTCTTCGT GTTATAGCGGAAAGGCTGTCGGAAGAAGAGATCGGCGGGTTGAGACAGTTATTCAGCATGCTGGACGCAGATAACAGTGGGACAATAACGTTTGAGGAACTCAAACAAGGTCTCAAAAAAGTCGGCTCCGAACTAATGGAATCGGAGATCCTCTCACTAATGAACGCG GCTGATATCGACAACAATGGGACTATAGACTACGGTGAGTTCCTAGCAGCAACATTGCACATTAACAAAATGGAAAGAGAGGAAAATCTTCTTGCTGCTTTCTCTTTCTTCGACAAAGATGGGAGTGGCTACATCACCACTGATGAGCTCCAACAAGCTTGCAAAGATTTTGGCCTTGGAGACGATCAGATAGACGAGATCATTAAAGAAATCGACATAGACAAC GATGGTCGCATTGACTACGGCGAATTCGCAACGATGATGAGGAAAGGCAATGGTGGTGGAATTAGTTCAAGAACCATGAGAGGAAATCTTAACTTTAGCTTGGCGGATGCTCTCCAAGGCAAACAAGATAGCAGCAAGGACGAGGAGGACGACGAGTAA